One window of Gloeothece citriformis PCC 7424 genomic DNA carries:
- the acnB gene encoding bifunctional aconitate hydratase 2/2-methylisocitrate dehydratase — MLEEYRKHAAQRANLGIPPLPLNAAQTSELCEMLKNPPEDLKEELMMLLRDRVPPGVDEAAYVKAGFLTGVAKGEIDCPLISPQGAVNLLGTMVGGYNVQSLVDLLKSRDPSIAADAAAALSKTLLVFDMFNEVLELSETNPYAKQLIDSWSNGEWFINKPKVAEKITVTVFKVPGETNTDDLSPATHATTRPDIPLHALAMLESRMPEGLETIAELKKKGHPVAYVGDVVGTGSSRKSAINSVLWHIGHDIPFVPNKRAGGYILGGKIAPIFFNTAEDSGAFPIECDVTGMNTGDVITIHTYKGEITNEAGEVISTFTLKPDTILDEVRAGGRIPLLIGRGLTDKTREALKLEASPLFTRPIMPEDTGKGFTLAQKMVGKACGLLGVRPGTSCEPIMTTVGSQDTTGPMTRDELKELACLGFNADFVLQSFCHTAAYPKPVDIITHKDLPDFFATRGGVALRPGDGIIHSWLNRMLMPDTVGTGGDSHTRFPLGISFPAGSGLVAFAAALGVMPLDMPESVLVRFTGELQPGVTLRDIVNAIPWVAMQQGKLTVAKQNKINVFNGRIMEMEGLPDLKVEQAFELTDATAERSCAGSTIKLGKETVAEYLRSNIALIKNMVARGYSDARTLLRRAAKMQQWLDNPELMEGDANAEYADIIEVNLSEIKEPIVAAPNDPDNVKLMSECVGDKIDEVFIGSCMTNIGHYRAAAKILEGAGRVKVQLWICPPTRMDEKQLREEGVYGVFAAAGARTEMPGCSLCMGNQARVEDGATVFSTSTRNFNNRMGKDARVYLGSAELAAVCALLGRIPSVEEYLEIVANKIKPFEGELYRYLNFDQIANFEDEGRVIPLEEMPRIEDILGMPVGTK, encoded by the coding sequence ATGTTAGAAGAATATCGCAAACACGCAGCACAAAGAGCTAATTTAGGAATTCCTCCCTTACCGTTAAATGCCGCACAAACTTCCGAACTCTGCGAGATGCTGAAAAACCCTCCAGAGGACTTGAAAGAAGAATTAATGATGTTATTGCGCGATCGCGTTCCTCCTGGAGTGGATGAAGCAGCTTATGTTAAGGCGGGTTTCTTAACTGGGGTTGCAAAAGGTGAAATAGACTGTCCCCTCATCTCTCCCCAAGGCGCGGTTAATTTGTTGGGGACAATGGTCGGGGGGTATAATGTGCAATCGTTGGTAGACTTATTAAAGTCTCGTGATCCCTCTATTGCTGCTGATGCGGCGGCGGCGTTAAGCAAAACCTTATTAGTGTTTGATATGTTTAATGAGGTTTTAGAGTTATCCGAGACTAACCCCTATGCTAAACAACTGATAGACTCCTGGAGTAATGGGGAATGGTTTATTAATAAACCGAAAGTAGCGGAAAAAATTACCGTCACCGTGTTTAAAGTTCCTGGGGAAACCAACACCGATGACTTATCGCCGGCAACCCATGCAACGACTCGCCCGGATATTCCCCTTCACGCCTTGGCTATGTTAGAGTCAAGAATGCCGGAGGGTTTAGAAACGATCGCCGAGTTGAAAAAGAAAGGTCATCCTGTCGCTTATGTTGGGGATGTGGTGGGAACGGGTTCATCTCGCAAGTCAGCGATAAATTCTGTATTGTGGCATATTGGTCATGATATTCCTTTTGTTCCCAATAAACGGGCAGGAGGTTATATTTTAGGGGGGAAAATTGCACCTATTTTCTTTAATACTGCGGAAGACTCCGGCGCGTTTCCTATTGAGTGTGATGTTACCGGCATGAATACTGGTGATGTGATCACTATTCATACTTATAAAGGAGAAATAACCAACGAAGCAGGAGAGGTTATCTCTACCTTTACCCTCAAACCTGACACTATCCTCGACGAAGTTCGCGCCGGTGGACGTATTCCCCTTTTAATAGGAAGAGGGTTAACGGATAAAACCAGAGAAGCATTAAAACTTGAAGCGAGTCCCCTGTTTACTCGTCCTATTATGCCCGAAGATACGGGTAAAGGGTTCACCCTTGCACAAAAAATGGTCGGGAAAGCTTGCGGGTTACTGGGGGTTCGTCCGGGGACTTCCTGTGAACCTATTATGACAACAGTAGGGTCTCAAGATACCACTGGCCCGATGACGAGAGATGAGTTAAAAGAACTTGCTTGTCTTGGGTTTAATGCGGACTTCGTTTTACAAAGTTTCTGTCATACCGCCGCCTATCCTAAACCGGTTGATATTATCACCCATAAAGACTTACCCGACTTCTTTGCTACCAGAGGAGGGGTTGCATTACGGCCAGGAGATGGGATCATTCACTCTTGGTTAAACCGGATGCTGATGCCGGATACGGTAGGAACTGGGGGAGACTCTCACACTCGTTTCCCCTTGGGGATATCTTTCCCGGCAGGTTCGGGGTTAGTGGCGTTTGCGGCGGCCTTGGGAGTGATGCCCCTAGATATGCCAGAATCAGTATTAGTCCGCTTTACTGGGGAGTTGCAACCTGGGGTGACTCTACGGGACATTGTCAATGCTATTCCTTGGGTGGCGATGCAGCAAGGTAAATTAACCGTTGCGAAACAGAATAAGATTAATGTGTTTAACGGACGCATTATGGAAATGGAGGGTTTACCCGACTTAAAGGTAGAACAAGCATTTGAGTTAACCGATGCGACTGCTGAACGGTCTTGCGCGGGAAGTACCATTAAATTGGGTAAAGAGACGGTTGCAGAATATTTGCGGTCTAACATTGCCCTAATTAAAAATATGGTAGCACGGGGCTATTCTGATGCCCGTACCTTGTTACGTCGGGCGGCGAAAATGCAACAATGGTTAGATAACCCGGAATTGATGGAAGGGGACGCAAATGCGGAGTATGCAGATATTATTGAGGTGAATTTGAGTGAGATCAAAGAACCTATTGTTGCCGCGCCGAACGATCCGGATAATGTCAAGTTAATGTCTGAATGCGTGGGAGATAAGATCGATGAGGTGTTTATCGGGTCTTGTATGACCAATATCGGCCATTATCGCGCAGCAGCGAAGATTTTAGAAGGGGCAGGACGGGTCAAAGTGCAACTATGGATCTGTCCTCCCACTCGCATGGATGAAAAACAGTTGCGAGAAGAGGGAGTCTATGGGGTGTTTGCTGCTGCCGGTGCAAGAACCGAGATGCCGGGATGTTCCCTCTGTATGGGTAACCAAGCGAGGGTTGAAGATGGCGCGACGGTATTTTCCACCTCTACCCGTAATTTTAACAACCGCATGGGTAAAGATGCGCGAGTGTATTTAGGGTCTGCGGAGTTAGCGGCGGTTTGTGCGTTGTTAGGTCGTATTCCTTCGGTTGAGGAATATTTGGAAATTGTAGCGAATAAAATTAAGCCATTTGAAGGTGAATTATATCGCTATCTTAACTTCGATCAAATTGCTAATTTTGAGGATGAAGGACGGGTTATTCCCTTAGAAGAAATGCCCCGAATTGAGGATATTTTAGGGATGCCGGTAGGAACGAAGTAA
- a CDS encoding type II toxin-antitoxin system HicA family toxin, whose translation MPKKIRELKSLLLKAGFVYRSAKGSHTRWYHELLPNDPITISGNDGDDAKPYLEKEVNQKLAKLKAIQDEESE comes from the coding sequence ATGCCTAAGAAAATTCGAGAGTTGAAAAGTTTACTTTTGAAAGCAGGGTTTGTCTATCGTTCAGCAAAGGGGAGTCATACTCGCTGGTATCATGAATTACTTCCTAATGATCCCATTACAATATCGGGTAATGACGGAGATGATGCTAAACCTTATCTAGAAAAAGAAGTTAATCAAAAATTAGCTAAACTAAAAGCAATTCAAGACGAGGAGTCAGAATAA
- a CDS encoding type II toxin-antitoxin system HicB family antitoxin, translating to MNFPFTIVIQWSDEDQCYLVHLPEFPTQQFHTHGETYEEALKNAQEVLELLTAEYQQDGKPLPKLKSLNQSLTLK from the coding sequence ATGAATTTTCCTTTTACAATTGTGATTCAATGGTCAGATGAAGATCAATGTTATTTAGTGCATTTACCAGAGTTTCCTACCCAACAGTTTCATACTCATGGGGAAACTTATGAAGAAGCATTAAAAAATGCTCAAGAAGTTTTAGAACTTTTAACGGCGGAATATCAACAAGATGGTAAACCTTTGCCTAAACTTAAATCTTTAAATCAATCACTTACTCTAAAATAG
- a CDS encoding DUF29 family protein, whose translation MVQELMDLKQCILEQRYEDALGIIDELEGMSKQAIIRNIESFLVRLLIHLIKNQIEERLTNSWISSISDSLVQIQKLNFKDNKTSYYIKLDEWYSYIDEAIERSIRPASAEVLEGTLKPFQVAQQIDKSKLKQISYKLLELTYQNSATDLLDEIDFILAELPGGKEWFE comes from the coding sequence ATGGTTCAAGAATTAATGGATTTAAAACAGTGTATTTTAGAACAGCGCTATGAAGATGCTTTAGGGATTATTGATGAATTAGAAGGAATGAGCAAACAGGCTATTATTAGAAATATTGAATCATTTTTAGTCAGGCTTCTAATTCATTTGATAAAAAATCAAATTGAAGAACGGTTAACTAATTCTTGGATTTCTTCTATTTCTGATTCTCTAGTGCAAATTCAAAAGTTAAATTTCAAAGATAATAAAACCTCTTATTATATTAAATTAGATGAATGGTATTCCTATATTGATGAGGCAATTGAAAGATCTATCCGTCCGGCAAGTGCTGAAGTTTTGGAAGGAACGTTAAAACCGTTTCAGGTTGCTCAACAAATTGATAAAAGTAAATTAAAACAAATCAGTTATAAATTACTTGAGTTAACTTATCAAAATTCGGCTACAGATTTACTCGATGAAATTGATTTCATTTTAGCAGAATTACCAGGGGGTAAAGAGTGGTTTGAGTAA
- a CDS encoding YgiT-type zinc finger protein yields MNKCYVCGSSCFHEKLVNEIFEINGKYVLVENIPAKVCSIG; encoded by the coding sequence ATGAATAAGTGTTATGTCTGTGGTTCAAGTTGTTTTCATGAAAAGTTAGTCAATGAGATTTTTGAGATTAATGGTAAGTATGTGTTAGTTGAAAATATTCCAGCCAAAGTATGTTCGATAGGGTGA
- a CDS encoding aspartyl protease family protein, producing the protein MNQQKHYSLLPYGVNLFKLKAVVGGTRKGFSGRVTLLVDTGSSFTILPVEILEQLGYNLNKPIRRQSITTGQGSTAPLPVVTVS; encoded by the coding sequence ATGAATCAACAAAAACATTATTCTTTATTACCCTATGGGGTTAATTTATTTAAACTTAAAGCGGTTGTAGGAGGAACAAGAAAAGGATTTTCTGGACGAGTTACCCTATTAGTCGACACAGGTTCGAGCTTTACTATTTTACCTGTTGAGATCCTAGAACAGCTAGGCTATAACCTTAATAAACCTATCCGAAGACAATCTATTACTACTGGCCAGGGTAGCACAGCACCTCTACCAGTAGTTACGGTTTCTTGA
- a CDS encoding Uma2 family endonuclease: MTLTAQQLADLMPDATQLESDEPEMESSLHYLQLALLVSCLEWLWRDRHDFFIGANMTIYYSRQQLKNRDFRGPDFFLVKDTQKRPRKSWVVWEEDGKYPDLIIELLSDSTANVDRTVKKDLYQNRFRTQEYFWFSPDDLEFAGFRLVQGHYEPIPPNSEGLRPSEVLGLYLGIKDEKLRYFTPDGQLVPTPEEAALQAQALAEQEKQRAERLEAQLRALGVNLDEI; this comes from the coding sequence ATGACACTCACCGCCCAACAATTAGCCGACTTAATGCCCGATGCCACCCAACTCGAAAGCGATGAACCAGAGATGGAAAGTTCTTTACACTATTTACAATTAGCCCTATTAGTCTCCTGTTTAGAATGGTTATGGAGAGATCGTCATGACTTCTTCATCGGCGCTAACATGACCATTTATTATAGTCGCCAACAACTCAAAAATAGAGACTTTAGAGGGCCAGACTTTTTCTTAGTTAAAGATACACAAAAACGCCCCCGAAAATCTTGGGTAGTCTGGGAAGAAGATGGTAAATATCCGGACTTAATTATAGAATTACTTTCTGATAGTACCGCCAACGTCGATCGCACCGTCAAAAAAGACCTCTATCAAAACCGTTTCCGGACTCAAGAATATTTCTGGTTTTCTCCCGATGACCTCGAATTTGCCGGGTTTCGCCTCGTACAGGGACACTATGAACCCATTCCCCCTAACTCCGAGGGATTACGCCCCAGTGAAGTGTTAGGATTATATTTAGGGATTAAAGATGAAAAACTCCGCTACTTTACCCCCGATGGTCAACTTGTTCCCACCCCAGAAGAAGCCGCCTTACAAGCTCAAGCTTTAGCAGAACAAGAAAAACAACGGGCAGAACGGTTAGAAGCCCAATTACGCGCATTAGGTGTAAATCTTGATGAAATCTAA
- a CDS encoding Cof-type HAD-IIB family hydrolase: MDIRLLVLDIDGTIAGYSNQVSQTVKQAVQTAKAEGIQVAIATGRMYHSALRFHATVGSELPLIAYNGAWIQDPKTQTIHRHIPVSQPVALTLLNYFEQPEWRSSLDAFCYINDQLYVRKLNDYTQNYALRSGVEAVEVGDLREVITETPTTKVLALCQDADTAQKLLTSVQVLYKADELYLTQSSATHFEATNPEATKGTAVRYLAEELLGLSADQVMAIGDNHNDIEMLKYVGVSVVMGNAPTAVQEFADWVAPDVEEDGVAAAIEKFLLN, translated from the coding sequence GTGGATATTCGACTCTTAGTTCTCGATATTGATGGTACGATCGCCGGCTATTCTAACCAAGTCAGCCAAACCGTAAAACAAGCCGTTCAAACCGCCAAAGCAGAAGGGATTCAAGTCGCTATTGCTACGGGCAGAATGTATCACTCAGCCCTACGGTTTCATGCGACGGTAGGCTCAGAATTACCCCTAATCGCCTATAATGGGGCATGGATACAAGACCCCAAAACCCAAACCATCCATCGACACATCCCCGTATCCCAACCCGTAGCCCTTACCCTATTAAACTATTTTGAACAACCCGAATGGCGATCGTCTCTCGATGCGTTTTGTTATATTAACGATCAACTTTATGTCAGAAAACTGAACGACTATACTCAAAATTATGCCCTACGTTCAGGGGTGGAAGCGGTGGAGGTAGGAGACTTACGAGAGGTTATCACTGAAACTCCCACGACAAAAGTCCTCGCTTTGTGTCAAGATGCAGATACCGCCCAAAAACTCCTCACCAGTGTACAAGTATTATACAAAGCCGATGAACTCTATTTAACTCAATCGAGTGCTACCCATTTTGAAGCCACTAACCCGGAAGCGACTAAAGGGACAGCCGTTCGCTATTTAGCCGAAGAATTATTAGGACTCAGTGCCGATCAAGTGATGGCGATCGGCGATAATCATAATGATATTGAAATGCTTAAATATGTTGGGGTAAGTGTAGTCATGGGTAATGCACCTACGGCGGTACAAGAATTCGCCGACTGGGTTGCGCCCGATGTAGAAGAAGATGGAGTAGCTGCCGCCATCGAAAAATTTTTACTAAATTAG
- a CDS encoding pre-peptidase C-terminal domain-containing protein, protein MKHSLGKRWYSVLFLATSILTIGYPLPIFAQKLYSPLPLPNNNQVSDTLTDQDIPTGEGGFARDYFIDLDEGDQVAVDLISDDFDAIVILMASDGSTIAENDDGPDGSTNSLLFTRITERGRYIIRVRAFGETGSGNYTLKVTRLRPVN, encoded by the coding sequence ATGAAGCATTCTCTTGGCAAGCGTTGGTATTCGGTTTTATTTTTGGCAACGAGTATATTAACCATTGGGTATCCTTTGCCCATATTCGCCCAAAAACTATACAGCCCTCTTCCCTTACCCAATAATAATCAAGTCTCCGATACCCTAACCGATCAAGATATTCCGACAGGTGAAGGGGGGTTTGCCAGAGATTATTTTATCGACTTAGATGAAGGGGATCAAGTCGCCGTTGATTTAATTTCTGATGATTTTGACGCGATCGTTATTTTAATGGCTAGCGACGGCTCAACTATTGCCGAAAATGACGATGGGCCTGATGGATCAACCAATTCTCTCCTATTTACTCGCATTACTGAAAGGGGGAGATATATCATCCGAGTCAGGGCTTTTGGAGAAACGGGAAGCGGTAACTATACCCTCAAAGTGACTCGCCTACGCCCTGTTAATTAA
- the cobS gene encoding adenosylcobinamide-GDP ribazoletransferase → MKLSVLQSLSQKTKSLIHSFLGAVTFYTIIGIPSIWQLDFERICRWSPLIGVLMGATIGAFDFILDQIGVSGLTRSALIVAVWVRITGGLHLDGVMDTADGLGVWDHNRRLSVMQDSVTGAFGVMAAVIVLLLKTAAVTDLASFRWFGFMIAAGWGRWGQVAAIAFYPYLKPTGKGAFHKQSIRLPQDLLLGVLILLGLGGVFILLEADRWWIGLIGMIGGAAIALLTGFWFYRQLGGHTGDTYGAVVEWTEALLLCFLTAIFN, encoded by the coding sequence ATGAAATTATCAGTTTTACAATCCTTAAGCCAAAAAACGAAGTCGTTAATTCATTCGTTTTTAGGTGCTGTTACTTTTTATACCATAATCGGAATTCCCTCTATTTGGCAATTAGATTTTGAGCGTATTTGTCGATGGTCTCCCTTAATTGGGGTATTAATGGGGGCTACAATCGGGGCTTTTGATTTTATTTTAGATCAGATCGGAGTTTCTGGGTTGACTCGGAGTGCTTTAATTGTCGCTGTGTGGGTTAGGATTACGGGAGGACTTCATTTAGATGGGGTCATGGACACGGCGGATGGGTTGGGGGTATGGGATCATAACCGTCGTTTGAGTGTGATGCAAGATAGCGTTACAGGGGCCTTTGGGGTGATGGCCGCTGTTATTGTCCTATTATTAAAAACTGCGGCGGTGACGGATCTGGCTTCGTTTCGTTGGTTCGGGTTTATGATAGCAGCCGGTTGGGGACGTTGGGGACAAGTGGCCGCGATCGCCTTTTATCCTTACTTAAAACCGACCGGCAAAGGGGCTTTTCATAAACAATCTATCCGTCTTCCTCAAGATCTGCTTTTAGGAGTGCTAATCTTGTTAGGATTAGGGGGAGTTTTTATCTTACTTGAAGCGGATCGCTGGTGGATAGGGTTAATTGGGATGATCGGGGGGGCAGCGATCGCACTGTTAACCGGGTTTTGGTTTTATCGTCAGTTAGGGGGACATACGGGGGATACTTACGGGGCGGTGGTAGAATGGACAGAAGCGTTGTTACTGTGCTTTTTGACGGCTATATTTAATTAA